From the genome of Nicotiana sylvestris chromosome 2, ASM39365v2, whole genome shotgun sequence, one region includes:
- the LOC138886223 gene encoding uncharacterized protein has protein sequence MQSWFSGKTKILHKDIILDSNLLKPDPGERKQISEFPPNLRDRWYADKKDDVKKVVLENAPKNDIMICPSIQKDIVSSCAKETLKAIVEDLNGEYFGILVDESKDVSHKEQMALILRYVNKEGKVIERFLSIVHVKDTSAKSLKEAICSLLLEHLLSKSQIRGQGYDGASNMQGEINGLKTLIMNDTPSAYCIYCFAHQLQLTLRREMLRDDQAEKLEELLVLGEVHTGSGLNQELGLQRAGDTRWGSYFKTVRNFISLFSSIVHVLGVLAIEGSNYHERSMTKSLVDDIRSYDFLYMLHLMLKVLTLTYDLNMALQKKKIKIL, from the exons ATGCAATCCTGGTTCAGTGGTAAGACAAAGATATTACAcaaagatattatattggattcgAATCTTCTTAAACCTGATCCTGGtgaaagaaaacaaatttcagaatTTCCTCCTAATCTACGCGACCGA TGGTATGCGGATAAGAAGGATGATGTAAAGAAGGTTGTGTTAGAAAATGCTCCAAAAAATGACATTATGATTTGTCCAAGCATACAAAAAGACATTGTGAGTTCTTGTGCAAAAGAAACATTGAAAGCAATTGTTGAAGACTTGAACGGGGAGTACTTTGGCATATTGGTTGATGAGTCTAAGGATGTCTCTCATAAGGAACAAATGGCGCTTATTTTGCGTTATGTCAACAAAGAGGGTAAAGTTATTGAGCGATTCCTTAGCATTGTTCATGTTAAAGATACATCCGCAAAGTCATTAAAAGAAGCAATTTGTTCTTTGCTTTTAGAACATTTATTGAGTAAATCTCAAATACGGGGACAAGGTTATGATGGAGCTAGTAACATGCAAGGAGAAATTAATGGTCTTAAAACTTTAATTATGAATGATACTCCTTCGGCATATTGCATATATTGTTTTGCTCATCAATTGCAGTTGACTCTT CGTAGGGAGATGCTTCGAGATGATCAAGCAGAAAAATTAGAGGAACTACTAGTGCTTGGTGAAGTTCACACGGGAAGCGGTTTAAATCAAGAACTTGGACTTCAAAGGGCAGGTGATACTCGGTGGGGTTCTTATTTTAAGACAGTGCGTAATTTTATTAGTTTATTCTCATCAATTGTTCATGTACTTGGAGTTCTTGCAATTGAGGGTTCAAATTATCATGAGAGATCAATGACAAAAAGTCTAGTGGATGACATAAGATCTTATGACTTTCTGTATATGTTACATTTGATGTTAAAAGTATTGACACTTACATATGATTTAAATAtggctttgcaaaaaaaaaagatcaaGATATTGTAA
- the LOC138886224 gene encoding uncharacterized protein, protein MDMNYARGKSKRKKSSVTYSYHLRVEVFYAIIDLQLSELNSRFNEVNTDLLLGMASLSPDNFFANYDKDRIMKLATHYLNEFTDSMLEDLGFELDIYIDYVREAGNEFSNLKRLGDLSETLVKTNLHKT, encoded by the coding sequence ATGGATATGAATTATGCTCGTGGAAAGTCAAAGCGTAAGAAATCAAGTGTTACATATTCTTATCATTTGCGTGTAGAGGTTTTCTATGCTATTATTGATTTGCAACTTTCGGAGCTTAACAGTCGTTTCAATGAAGTAAATACTGATCTACTTCTTGGTATGGCTAGTTTGAGTCCAGATAATTTTTTTGCAAATTATGATAAAGACAGGATTATGAAACTTGCTACACACTATCTAAATGAGTTTACTGATTCTATGCTTGAGGATCTTGGTTTTGAGCTTGACATCTATATTGACTATGTGCGAGAGGCGGGCAATGAATTTTCTAACTTGAAAAGACTTGGAGATCTTTCAGAGACATTGGTTAAAACAAATT